The stretch of DNA ttctcccaagtttgactggaaaattgaatgGAGCTTCTgggacgataaacagaggtcccgagtgcagcaggcacttggcgcacagaaaaagaacccatggcagtctaagtgttgtcctctggcaaaattccattgaagaaatccactctgataggcgcgcgcgcgcacacacacacatattatatatatatatatatatatatatatatatatataatacatacatacacacacacattatatataatacatacatataatatatatatatatatatatatatatatatatatatatatatatatatatatatatatatatacatgcactcgaggcctgactagcgcgttgggttatgctgctatgaGGCATTTGCTTTGCAGacgttgtgtagcgtatatggattttttctgAATTTAAACTGAACCTGACAGAGTGGATAGGGCTGTTATCCTTTACAGCTGACACGGTAGAGATCGCTGTAACCCTTAACAGTGACAGAGTGGACAGAACTGTAACCATTTGCAGTGACAGAGTGGACAGAACTGTAACCATTTGCAGTGACGGAGTGGACAGAACTGTAACCATTTACAGTGACAAAGTGGACGGAACTGTAACCATTTACAGTGACAAAGTGGACGGAACTGTAACCATTTACAGTGACAGAGTGGACAGAAATGTAACCCTTTACAGTGACAGAGTGGACACAACTGTAGCCCTTTACAGTGACACAGTGGACAGAACTGAAACCCTTTACAGTGACAGAGTGTTCAGAACTGTAACTCTTAACAATGACAGAGTGGACAGAAATGTAACCCTTTACAGTGACAGAGTGGACACAACTGTAGCCCTTTACAGTGACACAGTGGACAGAACTGAAACCCTTTACAGTGACAGAGTGGACAGAAATGTAACCCTTTACAGTGACAGAGTGGACAGAACTGTAACCCTTTACAGTGACAGAGTGTTCAGAACTGTAATTCTTAACAATGACAGAGTGGACAGAACTGTAACCATTTACAGTGACAGAGTGGACAGAACTGTATCCCTTAAAGTTGACAGTGACTTGCCACTTCATCATTTTTCAGACGACCTGATCTAAAGCTGCGCGAGTCAGCGTCGCCAGCAGTGGACTCATGTGGGTTAGTGGGTCAGTAAAATCAGTTGTTCAAACTGTGCCGTGTTTCCCGTGCACTGACAGCCTGTCTCCAGTGCACAGACGGATCGCGTGAACAACTTAACAATATGGACGGCAAAATTGCATTCTGCCAGATCGCCCTCTTCTGTCTGCTGTTTGATCGAAGTGAGTTGGTCTcgtgtgctgtaatgtgttggtGTGATTTGCtgatgtactgtagtgttctgtactgtagtgttctgaactgtactatactgtattgtactgccatGTGTTGTAATGGAGTGgattgtgatggcctagaggtaacgcgtccgcctaggaagcgagagagaatctgagcgcgctggttcgaatcacggctcagccgccgatattttctccccctccactagaccttgagtggtggtctggacgctagtcattcggatgagacgataaaccgaggtcccgtgtgcagcatgcacttagcgcacgtaaaagaacccacggcaacaaaagggttgttcctggcaaaattatgtagaaaaatccacttcgataggaaaaacaaataaaactgcatgcaggaaaaaatacaaaaaaaatgggtggcgctgtagtgtagcgacgcgctctccctggggagagcagcccgaatttcacacagagaaatctgttgtgataaaaagaaatacaaatacaaatgtactcCACTTCTTGCATTAAATAGCATAGCAATTTGGAACTTTGCTCTGATATACACAGACCGGTGTACGCGAAATACTAATTGTGAATGCCTGAAAATTCTcgctcttattcttcttcttctgcgttcgtgggctgcaactcccacgttcactcgtacgtacacgagtgggcttttacgtgtgtgaccgtttttaccccgccatgtaggcagccataccctgttttcaggtgtgtgcatgctgggtatgttcttgtttccataacccaccgaacgctgacatggattacgggatctttaacgtgcgtatttgattttctgcttgaatatacacacaaagggggttcaggcactagcaggtctgcacatatgttgacctgggagatcagaaaaatctcaatgttttacccaccaggcgccgttaccgagattcgaacccgggaccctcggattgaaagtccaacgcttaaactacTCGACCATTGCGACCGTCGCTGTTGTGAATATTCGCTAAAGAACTTGAACGCTTTCCCTCCACGTTGTGTCACCCGCATTAACTGTTCAAAATCACTTGGTGTAAAGAGTTTTATTCGAGAAAGTATGTCTGTGTtcccaacagtaaaaacaaaagaaaaaagaagaagaaaaaagttggaCAGCGAAACTATTTTTACTGAGTCTTTGCctaagattaactctctccatgcgaacggcgaaagagacgacgttaacagcgtttcaccccaattaacaccatcaaaatattgcaagcggaaggctcttatactgaagaggtgaatgttgacaaaggataccacaattctgacgacggaagctaaaggttgggtcattcagacacccactggacatccgaggggtctgtgtagaggagaagagaggactggccgtactgagttaataaTGGAAGTAAAGCGGACCTACGAGACAAACTGTTTCTTAGGAAAGTATTAAAGTGAATagtaacaacaaaaagacaaataataagtgtttatcacacacacacacacacacacacacacacacatatatatatatatatagagagagatatatatatatagagagagagacgtacttCTTAATCCTCTTCGTGCCCCATAGCAAAAAGGCCGCCACCAGGGATCTCCACTCATGCCAGTCTTTTTCTGTCTAAACTAGTTTCCTCTAGGTAAAGCCGTTCTCCTGCAGTTATCCTATAATGTAGGGGTTTCGTCCCATGCCTGGCTCATTCCTACAATGTGTTGGGCGCGCAATGGGTTCTTCATCTTGGTGTTCACAGCTGCACCATCAGTCCAGTTCTGGCGATGAAGgacacgtttttctttctttttttcttcttttttttattatttaactCCAGCTCTTTTTGGCTGCCGAATAGTTTGGGCTGTGGGTTCAAATGGGAAATTTTGAGgtttaggaaaaacaaacaaaactgcacgcaggaaaaaatacaaaaaaagaaaaaaagaaaaaaaaaaaaaaggtggcgctgtagtgtagcgacgcgctgtccctggggagagcagcccgaatttcacacagagaaatctgttgtgataaaaagaaatacaaatacaaatacattgttTATGGCTTCGTCTTGAGACCTTACTGTCCACTTTGTACTTGTTTGTATGCTTTCCTATTTTCGATTGTCCTGTTTATCATACAAAACAGATTGGAGTCCGACATTGACCtccagagaaacaaacaacactgtGGTCTCCAGCACGCAGGTCTTTGAAGTCTTTAATTTATTTACAGCATGGATGAAATGTCAGCGTCTGACATTATGAAGCTGTAgataggcgcacacacacacaaaaaagatggaTATTAAGGACACGATAAATGCTTTTGAtgctcagataaaaaaaaaaaaaaaaaagcaagcagaaaTTAATGAAGCCCTCAAGGAAAATaagcaacaaaataaaagaacaagCCACTAGTCTGGAAGAGAAACTTCACGATGACAAAAGAAGACGCGTTCACTCTCCCCCAGATCGTGTTGAGGTGTATGCTGTTGGTGAATAAGCTGTCAATGATGTGCtgaagtgatggagtctcccgtcggaccgacggttgagtaggcaggcaggcttatctgtcggtgtgtgtcctcatatgggagaagaggccgattctgcatgcgcagcacttcccacaggtgttgcaagggaaaacgtctccagaagttgagccctgcttccttcgctcacgcttctccttaatgagaCATGTGCTGAAGTATATAAGCTACAACAACCCTGTCGGCCACCATTTTGCTGGCCCATACCACAGCTTCTCCCATGCGAGAACttcagctgtgtggcagaaccccagtgacagcacgtacagaaagtacatggagagccgcgtcattgactGCTTGGGGCCCGCGCAGCCGAATGGATTgaacgtcagagtcactgacgtctagcgcctgggcccttctgcgtTGATCTCTGTCCTTATCCTTTCTTTAACCTCCCCTTTCTTTTtagaagcaatgtgtgtgtgtgtgtgtgtgtgtgtgtgtgtgtgtgtgtgtgtgtgtgtgtgtgtgtgtgtgtgtgtgtgtgtgtgtgtgtgtgtgtgcgcgcgcgcgcgtgcttgtattgcactgaatggtgatcagcaagtgtttagtgtgcatggtccatcaaaacaaaaaatagtGAGATATCAcccatttctcacataggctttcctatccacactgtccgcttttcatcacatgacaacgggcctatggttcgaaacgtcgtgtctcactaaacaaagaggattcatctaccaccaaaaaggttggttatctattttttttttttaactttagttttttgttttgaagaatcctgcagttaATTTTGTATTCTTCTTCCATATATAAGGTGGGTTTTCAGAAGGAGTTTCCCACTGGACAAACCAATCGTCTAAGCGTGGAAGAGACCCACGCTACATCACTGTCCGTTttatgaactaaaaaaaaacacaacaacaacaacaacaacaacaacaacaacaacaaaaaaaaaaagaagaagaagaaactgctgTCTGCATGAACTGacttatttgtttctgaacactgtacagagagaaagagagaaacagggacggGAACGACAGATTTTTAAGAACCtcaacgacgtgtgtgtgtgtgaagtcaagtcaaagtaataatttttatttcaagatggtaattgaataagcaacgactgctgtgtgtgtgtgtgtgtgtgtgtgtgtgtgtgtgtgtgtgtgtgtgtgtgtgtgtgcgtgtgcgtgtgtatgagtgagtgagcgtgtgtatgattgtgtgtgagtgagtgagcgtgtgtatgtgtgagtgagtgagcgcgcgcgcgcgcatgtgtgtgtgtgtgtgtgcgcgcgcgcgagcgtgcgtgtgtgtgtgtgtgtgtgtgtgtgcgcgcacgcgcgcctttTTTTGTTATGTTAAATAGAAGCGAGGGTGGTAACAGCGGACGACGGAAGCAGCGGGCCGTTGAAGTGTTACGACTGTCTCAACACGTTCAAGTACCGTTGGGACCCTTACACTCCCTGCCAGATCAACGCCACCTCCGTGCCCGTGGCTACCTGCCTCATCACAGACAGATTCTGTAAGGTACAGTAACGTGCAGTaacgtggaaaaaaacaaacaaactcacaacaacgaacaaacacacacaaaaaagaactcaACTACAGAAATCGTTgagagtgtgtgtcacagtggagATGCTGCAGCTACAGCTACTAGTaaactacaacatcaacaactacttctactgttactacttcttctcctccaactgctacacaaacgcacgcacatatacacctTGAAGACGAACAGAAAGCACACTTGAGCTGCTGCAATGACAAGTATTTTGCGCTCTTCTgcgacacacacgtgcacaaacgcACAATCGTGTACTCGCATAAGTTGgtattcatgcacacagacatgcgcacTGCAAGCAAAGCATAACTACACGCATCCTCTTCTAAATCCTATACATCAGCTGCATACATTGAAATTGGTTCAATCTGCGTGTGTAGAAGCTTCCAGACGAGGTTAATATCAGTTATATTTAATCTTTTAAGTAATTTCAATATTTCCATTACCCCGTCAGTTGAGGCAGTGCTGATACTCAATTTCGTTGTGAAAGCCATACCTAAATACTGGTATGAATTTGTCATCTTCACCTCTTTGCTTCCATAGAACCACCTGTCCCCAGTAGCTAGATAACCaccttttctattaaaaaaaagaaagaaaaacgtacGTTTTTCAAGGTTTACAGCACATTGTAGTcgatctgcctctctctttaaCATAGAGTTGATTCCAAAGACCATTGACTATCTGAtaacaaaataacatcatcagcaaacaataaaAGGATTATTCTCACACCACCAGGCATTCAGTTGTATACCACGCTTCCCACTCCTTGATAAATCAACAGCCAATTcattgataaaaagaagaagaagaaaaataaaaagaaaatggtaAGCAGCCCTCTTTTACACGTCTTGGGCAATTGAAGTAATCTGAATATCAACATTTATCACGAACACATGCTGCAACGGTGTCATAAACACTCCTTAGAGCCACagacagttaaacacacacacacacacacacacacacacacacacacacatgcgtgcgcatacacacgtaaCTAAACAGTGACTTCATACCTTGGGGCCCTGTGGGGCCTCCCCTCACCTTTTTCtcacctttccttttctttttgactcacttgtgtaaacaaagtgagtctatgttttaaccctgtgttcggttgtgtgtgtgtgtgtgtgtgtgtgtgtgtgttcgtggtaaactttaacattgacattttctctgcaaattctttgtcagttgacaccaaattaggcataaaaaataggaaaaattcagttctttccagtcatcttgtttaaaacaatattgcacctctgggatgggcacaaaaaaagaagcctaattatatgcaaactgcatttactgttatattaatattttatgtattctctaaacttggaactttgatctgatattctgacccaacaacaagagcagtcattattatcattttttgttcaaacatgagcTTCTTTTGtttagcatggaagttttatttatttgcaaacgttttggtgcagatagtaaaaagggaaattactctgtaattaatgctaggggacttaatttgctttaaactgatctttctcatcttaagcattacattttgaaattatactcaatacataaaaagcttggattaaaaaaaaaaaaagtgaatcacaaatgagtcttgaaggccttgcctctcttgtctttctgttggGGTGGGTGGTCTTCAGTCTTTTCcccacttcgtcttcttcttttattctttgtttctgtgttcacATACAGATATTTTATGTACGACTAACttacctttgtttctttctcaaaTTTTTTAAAAGATTGCATGCGATAcaaaatatgttaaaaaaaaaaatttaaaaagaggaAAGGAGTTGTACCTGTGCACAGAGACGTGTGCAGGCAAAGACGCAGTAGCAATGTGCAGCTACAATTATATGATCGAACAGTGCACGCTACAGTATACTTGATAATCATACAACGCATGTggttgcatgtgtgaatgtgtgtcttcatgttttacatttatttgcttatttatcatcattgttgtcttatttatttatttattattattattatatattataattattatttatttatttacttacttacttatttatgtacgcttatctattatttattcaccttttttttctctcaaggcctgactaagcgcgttgggttacgctgctggtcaggcatctgcttggcagatgtggtgtagcgtatatggatttgtccgaacgcagtgacgcctccttgagctactgaaactgaaactgatacacggcatgcatgaaaaaaaaccaacaacacccctccttctctctgtacaAGGTAATCGTAAAATGCGGTTAATTTCCTATTTCAGCTTCCTGAATTCTGGGACCCATTCAATTGAACGAGACAGTTCCTGTGTTCTGCGATGCAGGCATGTGGAAAAAAAGACTTGTAACGTGTACTCCACCCGTCCAGTCAAGTTTTAAGCaaagaagaggaagggaaaaaaatcgaaaTGACCCGTATAATGAACATGAACCAacgatatgtttttttttgtttatctttgcAGGGGGGTGGAgcgagagggggggttgggggggggagggtaaagcTGAAAGAGCGGCTTTCTGATTGGTTCAAACTGAATGAACTCAAATTTGCTGACGCCGGAACTGTGCACATAACAAGGTTGCTGTACATTAGTGCCGCGACAAAATCTATTACAAAAAAAAGTAGTACAAATACCCTGGAATACAATCGAAAGTCAGTCACAGAAAATGGGTCGCAACATCTACCAATAGTAATCTGGCTTCAACTAGACGCGAAAGTTGTCGTTGAAACAGCCCAGTGTCCTTGAATTCAGGATAGCTACTAACATATGAAATTACCAAGgcaacatattacacacacacacacacacacacacacacacacacacacacacacacacacacatatattattgatctttctttatttcaatcGTTGTCCTACAGGTGCAACGGGTGACAGTGAAAGGAATCACCATCAAGATCGCCAGAAGCTGTGCCGGGGTGTGTTACTACGGGTGCACGTTCTACAGCTTCGGTGTGACGCAGCTGCACTGCACGTCCTGTTGCAACCAATCCTTGTGCAATACAGGTTCAGGGGCCCCCGCCTCTGTCGTAGTCATGGCTCCCACCGCCAGAAGATCATGGCGAGCTGTGCTGCCTGATTCGTTCGTCTGGGTTGTGTTTGTGATGCTTAGTAACAGATGGCTTTGGTATTAGCGATTTTCatagcaaacaaaaaaagaatcgaTGTTTTACGTGTAAACatatgaataccccccccccgcccccgccctccccacacacacaccattctaatGCATGACATTGTCACAAGCTTCACAATTCTACTAAAAATGGAGAAAGTCATGCCGTTTGGTATGCAGCATAAATCATTGCCGTTATTGTGTGACACTTGTGTTTCTTGTACATGTctaattttgttaaaaaaacaaacaaaccacacccaaaaaaccgaatacacacacaaaaaaacaaataaacaaacaaacaacaacaacaacaacaaaaacacgtcgTTGAGTAAAATGTTGTGGACTCTATACTGGCTGAGAACTATGCTGCTAGTCATTTATTTTAAACTTGCACTTGTTTTCCTTGTCTTGTGGCTGATCACAAGGAAATCCTACATTCCAAAAATGCGAATAAACACAATTTTCTTCCCTCTTCCTTTAACGTCTTTCTCTAtgataacttgtgtgtgtgtgtgtgtgtgtgtgtgtgtgtgtgtgtgtgtgtgtgtgtgtgtgtgtgtgtgtgtgtgtgtgtgtgtgtgtgtgtgtgtgtgtgtgtgtgtgtgtgtgtgtgtgtgtgtgtgtgtgtgtgtagctacgaTCACGCCTGTACATATATATTCAGTCAGCATGTATTGTCTGCTTGtcttgttcattaaaaaaaaattctgtcatgATATACCCatttgttctcacacacacacacacacacacacacatacacaccctccatctctctctatgtatatatatatatatatatatatatatatatatatatatatatttgtgtgtgtgtgcatgttcctcTTTATCAatgaacaatacaacaataactaATCCATGTCTGCAGCAATTATTTCCGTAATATCATTGCCATTATTTTAGTCTCTATTTTATATAGGTTAATATCTTTTGCAATGTGTCATTTTACTTAAATCACAATGTACTTTTGATCTCATAAtactttctttcatatttttttttctgctgtcagTAAAACATTATTTAATCTGACAATTAGTGGCTACTGTACTGCGAGCCTGTGCCATGCTTGTGTTCAAGCTggtggttgtatatatatatatatatatatatatatatatatatatatatatatatatatatatatatatatatacatacgaaaggagctcatcactcacacacacacacacacacacacacacacacacacagatacacacacgcacacacacgtgcatacacatacgcagaaacatatacatgcacacacatatgcaattcAAAATGCATTATTCATTCTGTAACATTCTCCTCCGGTGAATTCAGAAGATGTCTCGTGATAAAAGCTTCATGAGAGGACGAGTACCTTCACACCCTAACttacctcagtcacacacacacacacacacacacacacacacacacacacacacacacacacacacacacacacacacacacacacacacacacacacacacacacacacacacacagagacacacatagagacaaacagacacacacacacaaacacacacacacacacacacacacacacacacaaaatcacaacctCCATGCTCTGTAGCTCATTCAACAGAGCGTGTCTCTCCTTCCACTTCTACAGCTGTGCCACACATGgtacctacattttttttttctttttgcgctGGAACTGACCGCTCCTTAATTGGGCCTGacataaagaaaagagagaggtgcCAGTCGTGGAACTGATGGAAGCATTGAGGCGTAAAGACTTAACTCCAGCCAGGCGGAAAAAACGTCCTTCATTCTGGAACTTCAGGTGTCCCGAACGTCCAGCAACCCACCCGATTATGAGAGAGCAGAGAGGTGGAGTCATTAGTGCTGTGGGATCAGCTTAGGGTTAAAGATGGTACAGGCACTGCACAAGtgttttctgtgcgtgcgtgcgtgtgtgtgtgtgtgtgcgcgcgcgtgtgtgtgtgcgtgtgtgtgtgtgtgtgtgtgtgtgtgtgtgtacgttataatttcgtgttgttgttttgcgattattcattgttgtttttaatttcggttgtaggtgtttttttttcttttcttttttccaatatTGTAAGATCAAACATTTTTCTGAGATAGTCTTTGTCCATCTTTCTGACTGCCTTCACAACTTTTTCTCTCCTCaacctttctgtttgtctgaatgtgttccctctctgtttctgtctgtctctctgtccctccctctctctgtacactgatgtgtgtgtgtgtgtgtgtgtgtgtgtgtgtgtgtgtgtgtgtgtggttccagagaaagaaaagcgaaacacacacacacacacacacacacacacacacacacacacacacacacacacacacacacttatatctacatctttctgtttttaaatctgtctgtctatctatctgtctatctatctatagacacgcgcgagcacacacacacacacacacacacacacacacacacacacacacacacacacacacacacacacactcactcactcacacaaaaacatcaaggaactgaagagagaaggagagacagagacagagacttaccGAGGTGTTTCCTTCGAGTGCCTTTGGCATAATAGCATTACGTTCAACAAGACTTGACCTACGTGTGTACGTATTTGGCTGGCCGTGTTACTTGGGACATGTATGTATGCCGGCGTGAGGACGCACCGACCGTGTCGACAAAGAGGAATAGGCCGTTTCTCTGCGACCATACAGGAAGCAGCCGTGTCTTGTGCAGTCAGTTCTGGGTGGACCTACTGCGGGTGTTGGCGAATGCCGCTTGAATGGCTTCGTCGTAGAACAGTTCACATGACACGCAGTTCTGTTTGTCAGTagttttggttgttggttgttttttttcttcgctgTGGTGGTAATGGAGTGCTGTTGATGGGTTATGTGCGCTTGtgcgttggtttgtttgttttttctgaagTCCTTGGCGGGTTCGTGACAGTTTTACAGCTGGACTTCTgtcaggatggtgtgtgtgtgtgtgtgtgtgtgtgtgtgtgtgtgtgtgtgtgtgtgtgtgtgtgtgtgtgtgtgtttcagggaaagtctgtgcctctgtctatgtgtatgtgtgtgttttccttttgtcCAATTTTGATCGATGATCAGATTATTATGAAAATGGCGtaaaggatgtaaaaaaaaaaaagtaatcaaaatTTTAAAGTATCATACCATTCAAAACCCGAGTCTTTCAAACTACACTTTTTATTTTGGGTTACAGAGCGGTGAAATCCCAACCCAACTTGATTAAtcaagaaggaaaaagaggaagcaaCAACTGTCAACGCCCTTGAACTACTAGTTCGAATGTAGTAAACTGCCGTACGCCGATTCAAcaagggaaaaaataaagagagagagagagagagagaccgtcaaCACCACTGGACTCATTGATAGCTACATACTTAACAACCACAGACCGATTCCGAGAAGCACAGAAACACCAGTTCCATAACACACAACCAGAGGACAAACATCGAGCAATAAAGTTGAAATAATGCATCATCAACAATGATGCCCTGTCCTGGTACTTTCAGTACTGGTGGCATGCTGATGCATAGGTGGGTTTAGATTgacgggttttgtgtgtgtgggtttttttttcaatttttttaaaatctatgtgAAACGTGTTGGGGTGAAGTGAGCTTTTTAAGGCTTGTGAGGTGAGAGGTAAAGACTGTGGACACTAGGTGTTGTTACTGTTTGGAGTGACGGTGTAGACGTACATTACTGGACCATGTCTACCACTACTAAACCACGGCCCAGTGTGTCCGGATCGCTCAAAGGCCTTTTCGGAGGGAAGAAGAATGTGTGAGTAGTAactggtgtactgtgtgtgtgtgtgtgtgtgtgtttgtgtgtgtgtgtgtgggtgggtgggtgagtgtgtgtgtgcgcgtgtgtattgtaatgttgtgtagtgtagtgttgtgcagtacagtgtgtgtgtgtgtgtgtgtgtgtgtgtgtgtgtgtgcgtgtatgcaggtgcgcgcgcgtttgtggaAATAGTAGGTTTGTCATTAATTTTGTCGGTCTTGTGttagagtgtatgtatgtgtgtgtttgtgtgcgtgtgtgtgtgtgagagagtgtgtgtgtgagagagagagagagagagagagagagagagacagacagacagacagacagacagacagagatagacagagagagagacagagagagagagagacagagagtattctTACTGCACACTCTTTTGATGGAAAAATGACTTTCGTAAGCCGAAGATTTGTGAAATAATATGGCGTTCTGTTCCCAGGATATTTCTTTTTAGTGTGTAGCAGTTCTGTGTTTTACTGTACAGAGCTGTACTAAGCTACCCTGTGCTATTCTGGACCATGCTGTGCTGTACCACTGCATTTTACTGAAataatactgtactgtgctgcgcagTACTGAACTGTATCGTACTGTACGGTAGTCCTACTGTGTcttactgtactgtgatgtaaaGTACCGTACTGAGGCGTACTATACTATACTCTACTGAAGTGTATTgcaactgtactgtgctgtaccggactggactggattggattgttctgactgtactgcactgtactgtactttactacacagtgtactgtactgtactgtactgtactgtactgtactgtaccgaactttatttattgtattgtccCATTCtatcatgtcctgtcctgttctgtgctgtgttgtcaccaTGTCAACTTTAtattatctccaaagagaaaaTTTCATGTGGTCGGGTTGTTAAGCTCAATGACAATATAAACATTAAAAACATATTCAAAAGACATGTATGTGTTTAAAGTAAGCAAGAGATTATACAGAATTGCAAAGTTACATGCCGATTTGCATTGGCACAATTTTGAACACTTT from Babylonia areolata isolate BAREFJ2019XMU chromosome 18, ASM4173473v1, whole genome shotgun sequence encodes:
- the LOC143292042 gene encoding uncharacterized protein LOC143292042 translates to MDGKIAFCQIALFCLLFDRKARVVTADDGSSGPLKCYDCLNTFKYRWDPYTPCQINATSVPVATCLITDRFCKVQRVTVKGITIKIARSCAGVCYYGCTFYSFGVTQLHCTSCCNQSLCNTGSGAPASVVVMAPTARRSWRAVLPDSFVWVVFVMLSNRWLWY